Proteins from a single region of Schistocerca gregaria isolate iqSchGreg1 chromosome 3, iqSchGreg1.2, whole genome shotgun sequence:
- the LOC126353904 gene encoding 26S proteasome non-ATPase regulatory subunit 11, whose product MAGAMLFERARAVSSTNREEGIDLLNKIVRDQEIAENDEDTIRVKEQGILQLGELYKKEGKAKELADLIKATRPFLSHISKAKAAKLVRSLVDFFLDLEAGIGIEVQLCKECIEWAKEERRTFLRQSLEARLIALYFDTGMFSEALSLGSTLLKELKKLDDKNLLVEVQLLESKTYHALSNLPKARAALTSARTTANAIYCPPKLQASLDLQSGILHAADEKDFKTAYSYFYEAFEGYDSVECPKALTALKYMLLSKIMLNNPEDVHQIISGKLALKYAGKDIEAMKSVAQASHKRSLADFQHALKTYKKELEDDVIVRAHLGTLYDNMLEQNLCRIIEPYSRVQVEYISQSIKLPMQQVEKKLSQMILDKKFHGILDQGEGVLIVFEDTPVDKTYETALETIHSMGKVVDTLYQKAKKLS is encoded by the coding sequence ATGGCTGGTGCAATGTTATTCGAGAGGGCCCGTGCTGTTTCCAGCACAAATAGAGAAGAAGGTATTGATTTGCTGAATAAAATTGTGCGGGATCAAGAAATTGCCGAGAATGACGAAGATACCATCCGAGTTAAGGAGCAAGGCATCTTGCAACTTGGTGAGCTGTACAAGAAGGAAGGTAAAGCTAAGGAGCTTGCTGACCTAATCAAGGCAACTAGGCCTTTTCTAAGCCATATAAGCAAAGCCAAGGCAGCAAAATTGGTGAGATCGCTTGTTGACTTTTTCTTAGATTTAGAAGCTGGCATAGGGATAGAAGTGCAGTTGTGTAAAGAGTGTATAGAATGggcaaaagaagaaagaagaacgtTCTTGAGGCAGTCGCTGGAAGCTCGGCTCATAGCCCTGTACTTCGACACTGGCATGTTTTCAGAAGCTTTATCTCTTGGTTCTACTCTGCTAAAGGAGTTGAAAAAACTGGATGATAAAAATCTGCTTGTGGAAGTCcagcttctggaaagtaaaacataccaCGCTCTAAGTAATCTTCCCAAAGCACGAGCAGCACTTACATCAGCAAGAACAACGGCAAATGCTATTTATTGCCCCCCAAAGTTGCAAGCATCATTGGATTTGCAGTCTGGGATTCTTCATGCTGCTGATGAAAAGGACTTCAAGACAGCATATTCTTACTTCTATGAAGCATTTGAAGGTTACGACAGTGTGGAATGCCCAAAAGCGTTGACAGCTCTCAAGTATATGTTACTTTCGAAAATAATGCTGAATAATCCTGAAGACGTACATCAAATTATAAGTGGTAAATTGGCGTTGAAGTATGCAGGCAAGGATATAGAGGCAATGAAGTCTGTGGCCCAAGCCAGTCACAAGAGGTCACTTGCTGATTTTCAACATGCTCTTAAAACCTATAAGAAAGAGTTAGAAGATGATGTGATTGTGCGTGCACATTTAGGAACATTGTATGACAATATGTTAGAACAAAATCTTTGCCGTATTATTGAACCATATTCCAGAGTCCAAGTGGAATACATATCTCAGTCTATCAAACTCCCAATGCAACAAGTGGAGAAGAAATTGTCGCAGATGATCCTTGACAAAAAGTTTCATGGTATATTGGACCAAGGTGAAGGTGTTCTTATTGTGTTTGAAGACACTCCTGTGGATAAGACATATGAAACAGCTCTAGAAACAATACATAGCATGGGAAAGGTGGTGGACACTTTGTACCAGAAAGCAAAGAAACTGTCTTAA